In Dreissena polymorpha isolate Duluth1 unplaced genomic scaffold, UMN_Dpol_1.0 chrUn008, whole genome shotgun sequence, the following are encoded in one genomic region:
- the LOC127863443 gene encoding uncharacterized protein LOC127863443 isoform X2 encodes MNIFVVFKCLILFWSGSNAEMLTCLEEKLCVDNDTLLDKNVFFITSDNTLRIEYSDPYANMSFSIQFSAYSIKDWDCEGYRCPNKLCVPSGYDCSSEIRICGAANNSCSRKKIFVETMSSNIFVDVLRVIGIAIAVIAGILISKKLFQHRAEYLSKCRNSCEYGSCGLCCYQIYECCSQKCCKKGQEQRDIGVTMTRHRQSTDTSTTRPYPETGERSTTINNGVSSQTAESSSTRHNPEIAERSTTITNEGSSVSIPRVTRRNGNNTRPGVADVSNDYDPPPSYSQLELYSLDNHVNTNVDIPASETRHDNNGNNVTLSNADSSNVITLGSINIETDLAIGAHGSEEHVHEPEMLTDFSVDDVLPAVPPPPYDEAVDPPLYSEVISHESEYMASI; translated from the exons ATGaacatttttgttgtatttaagtgtttaattttgttttggagTGGAAGTAACGCAGAAATGCTCACAT GTCTTGAGGAAAAGCTTTGCGTTGACAACGATACCCTTCTCGACAAAAACGTGTTTTTCATCACCAGCGACAACACACTTAGAATAGAGTATTCAGATCCGTACGCTAATATGAGTTTTTCCATACAGTTTTCAGCTTATTCGATTAAAG ACTGGGACTGTGAGGGATACAGATGCCCGAACAAGCTGTGCGTACCGTCGGGGTATGATTGTAGCTCCGAAATTCGGATATGCGGTGCCGCAAACAATAGCTGTTCCAGAAAGAAAATCTTTGTCGAAACGATGTCTAGCAACATCTTTGTGGACGTTTTACGAGTTATCGGAATTGCAATTGCGGTGATAGCTGGAATACTGATTTCAAAGAAGCTGTTCCAACATAGAGCGGAGTATTTGTCGAAATGCCGCAACAGTTGTGAATATGGGTCTTGTGGATTATGCTGTTATCAG ATATATGAGTGTTGCTCTCAGAAATGTTGCAAGAAAGGACAAGAACAGCGTGATATCGGTGTCACCATGACCCGGCACAGACAGTCGACGGACACATCAACGACACGTCCATATCCGGAAACAGGCGAACGCAgtacaacaataaacaacggaGTATCCAGCCAAACAGCCGAGTCATCATCAACAAGACACAATCCGGAAATAGCCGAACGCAGTACAACAATCACCAACGAAGGTTCTAGTGTTTCAATACCGCGAGTAACTAGACGAAATGGAAATAACACAAGACCGGGCGTTGCAGATGTGTCAAATGACTATGACCCCCCGCCATCATACAGTCAATTAGAATTGTACAGCTTGGATAATCATGTGAACACTAATGTAGATATACCTGCTTCAGAAACGCGACACGATAATAATGGTAACAATGTAACATTGAGCAACGCTGATTCCTCGAACGTGATAACACTTGGCTCCATTAATATCGAGACAGATTTAGCCATTGGGGCTCACGGTAGTGAAGAACATGTACATGAACCGGAAATGCTGACAGATTTTTCGGTCGATGATGTTTTACCCGCTGTGCCTCCACCTCCGTATGACGAAGCCGTAGACCCTCCTTTATATAGCGAGGTCATTAGCCACGAGAGCGAATATATGGCGTCAATTTAA
- the LOC127863443 gene encoding uncharacterized protein LOC127863443 isoform X1 has translation MNIFVVFKCLILFWSGSNAEMLTYKIMCGEYKMTSHIGELSYRPEVNMTPSKICRFDFRPDRNVVGSGGIMFYFTELRMSHSCERSYLKFMDGFGGVNGLEEKLCVDNDTLLDKNVFFITSDNTLRIEYSDPYANMSFSIQFSAYSIKDWDCEGYRCPNKLCVPSGYDCSSEIRICGAANNSCSRKKIFVETMSSNIFVDVLRVIGIAIAVIAGILISKKLFQHRAEYLSKCRNSCEYGSCGLCCYQIYECCSQKCCKKGQEQRDIGVTMTRHRQSTDTSTTRPYPETGERSTTINNGVSSQTAESSSTRHNPEIAERSTTITNEGSSVSIPRVTRRNGNNTRPGVADVSNDYDPPPSYSQLELYSLDNHVNTNVDIPASETRHDNNGNNVTLSNADSSNVITLGSINIETDLAIGAHGSEEHVHEPEMLTDFSVDDVLPAVPPPPYDEAVDPPLYSEVISHESEYMASI, from the exons ATGaacatttttgttgtatttaagtgtttaattttgttttggagTGGAAGTAACGCAGAAATGCTCACAT ACAAAATCATGTGTGGCGAATATAAAATGACGTCACATATTGGGGAGCTATCGTATCGCCCGGAAGTAAATATGACGCCATCTAAGATTTGTCGGTTCGACTTCCGGCCGGACAGGAATGTCGTCGGCAGTGGCGGCATCATGTTCTACTTTACAGAACTGAGAATGTCGCATTCTTGCGAACGCAGTTATTTAAAATTCATGGACGGCTTTGGTGGGGTCAATG GTCTTGAGGAAAAGCTTTGCGTTGACAACGATACCCTTCTCGACAAAAACGTGTTTTTCATCACCAGCGACAACACACTTAGAATAGAGTATTCAGATCCGTACGCTAATATGAGTTTTTCCATACAGTTTTCAGCTTATTCGATTAAAG ACTGGGACTGTGAGGGATACAGATGCCCGAACAAGCTGTGCGTACCGTCGGGGTATGATTGTAGCTCCGAAATTCGGATATGCGGTGCCGCAAACAATAGCTGTTCCAGAAAGAAAATCTTTGTCGAAACGATGTCTAGCAACATCTTTGTGGACGTTTTACGAGTTATCGGAATTGCAATTGCGGTGATAGCTGGAATACTGATTTCAAAGAAGCTGTTCCAACATAGAGCGGAGTATTTGTCGAAATGCCGCAACAGTTGTGAATATGGGTCTTGTGGATTATGCTGTTATCAG ATATATGAGTGTTGCTCTCAGAAATGTTGCAAGAAAGGACAAGAACAGCGTGATATCGGTGTCACCATGACCCGGCACAGACAGTCGACGGACACATCAACGACACGTCCATATCCGGAAACAGGCGAACGCAgtacaacaataaacaacggaGTATCCAGCCAAACAGCCGAGTCATCATCAACAAGACACAATCCGGAAATAGCCGAACGCAGTACAACAATCACCAACGAAGGTTCTAGTGTTTCAATACCGCGAGTAACTAGACGAAATGGAAATAACACAAGACCGGGCGTTGCAGATGTGTCAAATGACTATGACCCCCCGCCATCATACAGTCAATTAGAATTGTACAGCTTGGATAATCATGTGAACACTAATGTAGATATACCTGCTTCAGAAACGCGACACGATAATAATGGTAACAATGTAACATTGAGCAACGCTGATTCCTCGAACGTGATAACACTTGGCTCCATTAATATCGAGACAGATTTAGCCATTGGGGCTCACGGTAGTGAAGAACATGTACATGAACCGGAAATGCTGACAGATTTTTCGGTCGATGATGTTTTACCCGCTGTGCCTCCACCTCCGTATGACGAAGCCGTAGACCCTCCTTTATATAGCGAGGTCATTAGCCACGAGAGCGAATATATGGCGTCAATTTAA